One window of Microcoleus vaginatus PCC 9802 genomic DNA carries:
- a CDS encoding transcriptional repressor — MALYTASSFKSELNDKGWRMTPQRETILHVFQNLPKGNHLSAEDLYTLLKNRGENISLSTIYRTLKLMARMSLLRELELAEGHKHYEINQPYPHHHHHLVCVQCNRTIEFNNDSILKIGMKQAEKSGLHLLDCQLTIHTVCHEALRMGWPSLVSSNWSCPRSIAQNGSSAPDSIE; from the coding sequence ATGGCACTTTACACCGCGTCTTCATTCAAATCCGAACTCAATGACAAAGGCTGGCGGATGACTCCCCAAAGGGAAACCATCTTGCACGTTTTTCAGAACCTCCCCAAAGGCAATCACCTGAGTGCGGAGGATTTGTACACTTTGTTAAAAAATCGCGGAGAAAACATTAGTTTGTCCACCATTTACCGAACTTTAAAGTTAATGGCAAGGATGAGCCTCCTCCGCGAACTCGAACTAGCAGAAGGTCACAAACACTATGAAATAAACCAGCCTTACCCGCATCACCACCACCACCTAGTCTGCGTTCAGTGCAACAGAACGATCGAATTTAACAACGATTCGATTTTGAAAATTGGCATGAAGCAAGCTGAAAAGTCTGGGTTACACCTGCTAGACTGCCAGCTAACCATTCATACGGTGTGCCACGAAGCTTTGCGGATGGGATGGCCGTCTTTGGTTTCCAGCAATTGGTCTTGTCCGAGGTCTATCGCCCAGAACGGCAGCAGCGCCCCGGATTCAATCGAGTGA
- the sigC gene encoding RNA polymerase sigma factor SigC, giving the protein MPATSFYAEAEFDEQLRVNPLQGDVLDEDAEEAGDELLDQDPAETEDADPAAKLQKNASRRTTDLVRLYLQEIGRVRLLGRDEEVSEAQKVQRYIKLLELRNTVASQEEGLIGRFVHLIEVRDRLAAQLGHKPSLERWALTAGVGDVPELKRIMSEGKRQWAELAEMTVEAIERVQAEGVEAKDHMIKANLRLVVSVAKKYQNRGLELLDLIQEGTLGLERAVEKFDPTRGYRFSTYAYWWIRQGITRAIATQSRTIRLPVHITEKLNKIKKAQRKISQEKGRTATIEDIAVELDMTAPQVREVLLRVPRSVSLETKVGNEKDTELGDLLETDSISPEEMLMREALHRDLQQLLADLTSRERDVILMRFGLGDGHPYSLAEIGRALDLSRERVRQIEAKALQKLRQPKRRNRVRDYLESLT; this is encoded by the coding sequence ATGCCAGCCACCTCTTTTTACGCTGAAGCTGAATTCGACGAACAACTGCGAGTCAATCCCTTGCAAGGTGATGTGTTGGATGAAGATGCTGAAGAAGCTGGAGACGAACTGCTCGACCAAGACCCAGCAGAGACAGAAGATGCAGACCCAGCAGCAAAATTGCAAAAAAATGCCAGCCGCCGCACTACAGATTTAGTACGGCTGTACCTCCAAGAAATAGGTCGGGTTCGTCTCTTGGGTAGAGACGAAGAAGTCTCGGAAGCTCAAAAAGTTCAGCGCTATATCAAATTGCTGGAATTACGCAACACCGTCGCCTCCCAGGAAGAAGGGCTAATTGGGCGCTTCGTGCATTTAATAGAAGTGCGCGATCGGTTAGCAGCACAGTTGGGACATAAACCATCCCTGGAACGCTGGGCATTAACCGCCGGCGTCGGTGACGTGCCAGAACTCAAGCGAATTATGTCCGAAGGCAAGCGCCAGTGGGCAGAGTTAGCAGAGATGACAGTCGAGGCGATCGAAAGAGTTCAAGCCGAAGGCGTCGAAGCGAAAGACCACATGATTAAGGCGAACCTGCGCCTGGTGGTTTCGGTGGCGAAAAAATATCAAAATCGCGGTTTAGAATTGCTCGACTTAATACAAGAAGGTACTCTCGGACTGGAGCGAGCTGTAGAAAAGTTTGACCCGACGCGGGGCTATCGATTTAGCACCTATGCCTACTGGTGGATTCGGCAGGGAATTACGCGGGCTATCGCCACTCAAAGCCGCACCATTCGCCTCCCCGTCCACATCACCGAAAAACTTAACAAAATCAAAAAAGCCCAGCGCAAAATTTCTCAAGAAAAAGGTCGGACAGCTACGATCGAAGATATCGCTGTCGAGTTGGACATGACGGCGCCCCAAGTCCGAGAAGTTTTGCTGCGAGTTCCCCGTTCTGTTTCTCTGGAAACTAAAGTGGGCAACGAAAAAGATACAGAGTTGGGCGACTTGCTCGAAACCGACAGCATCTCCCCAGAAGAAATGCTGATGCGAGAAGCTCTGCACCGCGACTTGCAGCAACTGCTGGCAGATTTGACCAGCCGCGAGCGAGATGTAATTCTGATGCGCTTTGGTTTGGGCGACGGACACCCCTATTCGCTGGCAGAAATCGGTCGCGCGCTCGACTTGTCCCGCGAGCGAGTCCGCCAAATTGAAGCTAAAGCTTTGCAAAAACTCCGCCAACCCAAGCGTCGCAACCGCGTGCGCGACTATCTGGAGTCTCTGACTTAG
- the lipA gene encoding lipoyl synthase → MTVKPQWLRVKAPQWERVGNVKEILRDLSLNTVCEEASCPNIGECFNAGTATFLIMGPACTRACPYCDIDFEKKPQPLDPTEPQRLAQAVQRLKLNHVVITSVNRDDLPDGGASQFVECIQAVRSAMPDTTIEVLIPDLCGNWQALEIILAARPEVLNHNTETVKRLYRKVRPQGKYDRTLELLQRSRELAPGVYTKSGIMVGLGETDTEIREAMQDLRAVGCDILTVGQYLQPTQKHLNVENFVPPEQFDAWRKFGESLGFLQVVASPLTRSSYHAEQVRELMKLYPR, encoded by the coding sequence GTGACAGTTAAGCCCCAGTGGTTGCGAGTTAAAGCCCCCCAGTGGGAGCGCGTCGGCAACGTCAAAGAAATTTTGCGGGATTTATCCCTGAATACGGTTTGCGAGGAGGCGTCGTGTCCGAACATCGGCGAATGCTTCAACGCAGGTACTGCGACATTTTTGATTATGGGCCCGGCTTGTACCCGCGCCTGTCCTTACTGCGACATCGATTTTGAGAAAAAGCCCCAACCTTTAGATCCCACGGAACCCCAAAGATTGGCGCAAGCGGTGCAGCGGCTCAAACTCAACCACGTCGTGATTACCTCTGTCAACCGGGACGATTTGCCGGATGGGGGCGCGTCTCAGTTTGTCGAGTGCATTCAAGCAGTGCGATCGGCGATGCCCGATACAACTATAGAAGTTTTGATTCCCGACTTGTGTGGCAACTGGCAGGCTTTAGAAATCATTCTCGCAGCCCGGCCAGAGGTACTCAACCACAATACCGAAACCGTAAAGCGACTTTACCGCAAGGTGCGGCCGCAAGGAAAGTACGATCGCACCTTGGAACTATTGCAGCGAAGTCGCGAACTCGCACCTGGGGTTTACACCAAATCCGGCATCATGGTGGGACTGGGAGAAACAGACACCGAAATTCGCGAGGCGATGCAGGACTTACGGGCTGTCGGCTGCGATATTTTAACAGTTGGACAGTACCTGCAACCGACTCAAAAGCACTTGAACGTAGAAAACTTTGTGCCTCCGGAACAGTTTGATGCTTGGAGAAAGTTTGGCGAATCTTTGGGATTCTTGCAAGTTGTCGCTTCTCCCTTAACTCGCAGTTCCTATCACGCCGAACAGGTGAGGGAACTGATGAAACTTTACCCACGCTAG
- a CDS encoding EAL domain-containing protein — protein MQISGNAFGSCSRCETVPAKIEDSGGLYLWFPVYHTLTKVISALTKAKLEFKLLEESKCLYVILEGIARENFNALASSVLTTQELKETKVLWMAEVEQPKLSDFYRSTSLDSFINFSNSDWLLDLLSQERITTHFQPIVYTSDTSKIFAHEALLRGIDEQGNLIYPGRIFSQAESAGLIFQLDVLARTRAIREAHVYDIKELLFINFSPTSVYDPATCLRRTVQAIDEAGIPHSNIVFEVAESQHPPDMDHLIKILRFYREAGFLIALDDFGSGSSNLNLMHQLRPDFIKLDMQLIRNVAQDYYKALITEKMLEIAAQLEIKTVAEGVETLEEFEWVRERGATFVQGYLIAKPTSPPIAVTSYIGAEPLPISA, from the coding sequence ATGCAAATAAGTGGCAACGCCTTCGGCTCATGCTCTCGCTGCGAAACAGTACCCGCCAAAATAGAGGACAGCGGAGGTCTATACCTGTGGTTTCCAGTATATCATACGCTGACCAAGGTTATTTCTGCACTGACTAAGGCTAAACTTGAATTCAAGCTTTTAGAAGAGAGTAAGTGTTTGTACGTTATCCTTGAGGGAATAGCGAGAGAAAATTTTAACGCTCTAGCATCATCGGTACTGACAACTCAAGAGTTGAAAGAGACAAAAGTTTTGTGGATGGCCGAAGTTGAACAGCCCAAACTTAGCGATTTTTATCGCAGCACTTCCTTAGACTCTTTTATTAATTTTAGTAACTCTGATTGGCTGTTAGATTTATTGTCCCAAGAACGCATTACTACACATTTTCAGCCCATTGTTTATACCTCAGATACTTCTAAAATTTTTGCCCATGAAGCCCTGCTCCGAGGAATTGACGAGCAAGGAAACTTAATTTATCCGGGTCGGATTTTTTCCCAAGCAGAATCAGCAGGCCTAATTTTTCAACTAGATGTTTTAGCCCGGACTCGCGCTATCCGCGAAGCCCATGTTTACGATATCAAAGAACTACTTTTTATTAATTTTTCTCCGACTTCAGTTTACGATCCCGCTACGTGCCTGCGAAGAACAGTACAGGCTATTGATGAAGCGGGAATTCCTCACAGCAATATTGTTTTTGAAGTAGCGGAATCTCAGCACCCTCCTGATATGGATCACTTGATTAAGATTCTGAGGTTTTACCGAGAGGCGGGATTTTTAATTGCCCTGGACGATTTTGGCAGCGGTTCTTCTAATTTAAATTTGATGCACCAACTGCGTCCTGATTTTATTAAGTTGGATATGCAATTGATTCGCAACGTCGCTCAAGATTATTATAAGGCACTAATTACGGAAAAGATGTTAGAAATTGCCGCTCAATTAGAAATTAAAACTGTTGCCGAAGGTGTGGAAACTTTGGAGGAGTTTGAGTGGGTGCGGGAACGGGGAGCAACTTTTGTTCAAGGTTATTTGATTGCTAAGCCGACTTCTCCGCCGATCGCAGTTACTAGCTATATTGGTGCTGAACCACTACCTATTTCTGCTTAA
- a CDS encoding SDR family oxidoreductase translates to MFLVTGATGALGRRIVREIRQQEKPVRAFVRLASRYSELENRGAEIFIGDLKQDKDIKKACQGVQYIISTHGTGGDVQAVHYRANIELIDCAKEAGVEHFVFVSVLGVDRGYEDSAVFKAKREVEKYLQNSGLNYTILRPAGFASSLLPLAERFRETGLYLLIGDGKNRTSVVSTDDLAKIAADSPTVEGARNQILRVGGPDVLTRDDIPRIFARLFNREPIVINPPLVVFDGLRNALGLLNPQAQKDLGTLRVLLGNEYFCTPEEVQNLESIYGMRMESLESFVRRNLSV, encoded by the coding sequence ATGTTCTTAGTAACCGGAGCAACAGGCGCACTAGGTCGCCGAATTGTACGAGAAATCAGACAGCAAGAAAAGCCTGTCCGCGCATTCGTTCGCCTCGCATCTCGCTACTCAGAACTAGAAAACCGAGGCGCCGAGATTTTTATCGGCGACTTAAAACAAGACAAAGATATTAAAAAAGCCTGCCAAGGAGTGCAGTACATCATCAGCACCCACGGCACCGGCGGCGATGTTCAAGCAGTACACTACCGCGCTAACATAGAATTGATCGACTGCGCCAAAGAAGCCGGAGTGGAGCACTTTGTCTTTGTTTCGGTACTGGGAGTCGATCGAGGATACGAAGATTCCGCAGTATTCAAAGCCAAGCGAGAAGTTGAAAAATACCTGCAAAACAGCGGATTGAATTATACAATCTTGCGGCCTGCCGGTTTTGCTTCCAGCTTGTTACCCCTAGCAGAAAGATTTCGAGAAACCGGACTTTACCTGCTGATTGGCGACGGCAAAAACCGCACATCTGTTGTCAGTACCGACGACTTAGCAAAGATTGCCGCAGACTCGCCAACAGTCGAAGGCGCCCGCAACCAAATTCTGCGAGTCGGTGGCCCGGATGTGCTGACAAGGGATGACATTCCCCGCATTTTTGCACGCTTATTCAATCGCGAACCGATAGTAATCAACCCGCCACTGGTTGTGTTTGACGGTTTGAGAAATGCCTTGGGTTTATTGAATCCTCAAGCTCAAAAAGACTTAGGAACTTTGCGCGTATTGCTGGGTAACGAGTATTTCTGCACTCCCGAAGAAGTGCAAAACTTGGAATCAATCTACGGCATGAGAATGGAATCCTTAGAAAGCTTTGTGCGACGCAATTTGAGCGTTTAA
- the xth gene encoding exodeoxyribonuclease III, with product MKIATWNVNSIRTRLEHVTSWLQTNSPDVLCLQETKVIDKDFPLEPFTNLGYNCYISGQKSYNGVAIFSRSPMSEISSGFAPLLGDETAGIFDEQKRLIAGIIDDIQIICVYVPNGSEVGSEKYEYKLKWLKLLQEYLKIALDKSPNLCICGDFNIVPDDRDIHNPKANANSVGLSVAERLALTEIIELGLNDPFRKFTSEGGHYSWWDYRAAAFPRNNGWRIDHHYLSRPLYEQAKNCTIDVAPRKLIKPSDHTPVIVEI from the coding sequence ATGAAAATCGCCACCTGGAACGTCAACTCAATTCGCACCCGCCTAGAACACGTTACTAGCTGGTTGCAAACAAACTCCCCAGACGTTCTCTGCCTCCAAGAAACCAAAGTTATAGACAAAGACTTTCCCCTAGAACCCTTCACCAACCTCGGCTACAACTGCTACATTTCCGGTCAAAAATCCTATAACGGCGTCGCCATTTTTAGTCGATCGCCCATGTCGGAAATCAGCAGCGGATTTGCCCCCCTTCTCGGCGACGAAACCGCAGGTATTTTTGACGAACAAAAACGCCTCATAGCCGGAATTATCGACGATATTCAGATTATTTGCGTATACGTTCCCAACGGTTCCGAAGTTGGCAGCGAGAAATATGAGTACAAGCTAAAGTGGCTCAAACTGCTGCAAGAATACCTCAAAATAGCACTAGATAAATCCCCCAACTTGTGCATTTGCGGCGACTTCAACATCGTCCCGGACGATCGAGATATCCACAATCCCAAAGCCAATGCTAACTCCGTCGGCCTATCAGTAGCGGAGCGCCTCGCACTCACAGAAATCATAGAATTAGGATTAAACGACCCCTTTCGCAAATTCACCTCAGAAGGCGGCCATTATAGCTGGTGGGACTACCGCGCCGCCGCATTTCCCCGCAACAACGGCTGGAGAATCGACCACCATTATCTCAGCCGTCCCCTGTACGAACAAGCAAAAAACTGTACAATAGATGTTGCTCCCAGAAAATTAATCAAACCCAGTGACCACACCCCCGTAATTGTCGAAATTTGA
- a CDS encoding ATP-binding protein: MDVEEALEFVDHLALTTTGKHLDSLQKAILRGAWDNQKYKEIAQHHNRSEKYVKEVGFKLWKLLSVALGEEQVSKANFRAKLENLQVGNISVFGNGCIHIGNISADSSQFSKKLQSEAQDKDKFNEKTSNSKPKVHLDLADAPEPNLFYNRTSELTTLENWILSRTRLISILGLSGIGKTALTLQLIPQIQHEFDRIIWRSLRNSPPLASLQTDLIKFCRGGAPVPAPYPEERATTGGLPLLEYLRSHRCLIILDDVQTIFSSQQLAGNYQPGYENYGAFFKQLTESSHNSCLILLSGEKPREIATLESENRPCKSLQLNGLGPEAQEIFREKGLGESEKWSELIDLYRGNPLWLNIVATMIQDLFSGSVSEFLSYDTLFLGDLESLLHQQCDRLTASEQQAMGWLASTPEPADISKIPENLQLSRAELLNVMQSLGRRSLVETVQKNGRSHFKIAPVIREYITNKK; this comes from the coding sequence ATGGACGTTGAAGAAGCCTTAGAATTTGTTGACCATCTAGCTTTGACTACTACGGGAAAACATTTAGATAGTCTGCAAAAAGCTATACTGCGCGGCGCTTGGGATAATCAGAAATATAAAGAAATTGCACAGCATCACAACCGTTCAGAGAAATACGTTAAAGAGGTTGGCTTTAAATTATGGAAACTTTTATCAGTTGCATTAGGCGAGGAACAAGTATCTAAAGCAAATTTTAGAGCCAAGCTGGAAAATTTACAAGTTGGTAATATCTCGGTTTTTGGCAATGGCTGTATCCATATTGGTAACATCTCGGCTGATAGTTCGCAATTCTCAAAAAAATTACAATCTGAAGCGCAAGATAAGGATAAGTTTAACGAAAAAACAAGCAATTCTAAACCGAAAGTACATTTAGATTTAGCTGATGCACCAGAACCCAACCTATTCTATAACCGCACATCCGAACTCACCACCCTCGAAAACTGGATTTTAAGCCGCACCCGCCTCATCAGCATTTTAGGCTTATCCGGTATTGGCAAAACCGCCCTTACACTCCAACTAATCCCACAAATTCAACACGAATTCGATCGCATTATCTGGCGAAGTCTCCGCAACTCTCCACCGCTGGCATCGCTCCAAACCGACTTAATTAAATTCTGTAGGGGCGGTGCCCCCGTGCCCGCCCCCTATCCCGAAGAAAGGGCAACCACGGGGGGATTGCCCCTACTAGAATATTTGCGATCGCACCGCTGTCTGATCATCCTCGATGATGTGCAAACAATCTTCAGCAGCCAACAACTCGCAGGAAATTACCAACCCGGATATGAAAATTACGGCGCATTCTTCAAACAACTAACAGAATCATCCCACAACAGTTGCTTAATCCTCCTGAGTGGGGAAAAACCCAGAGAAATCGCCACCTTAGAAAGCGAAAACCGCCCCTGCAAATCTCTGCAACTCAACGGTTTAGGCCCCGAAGCACAAGAAATATTCAGAGAAAAAGGTTTAGGAGAATCGGAGAAATGGTCAGAACTAATCGACCTTTACCGAGGCAATCCCCTATGGTTAAATATAGTTGCAACTATGATTCAAGACTTATTCAGCGGTAGCGTTTCCGAATTCCTCTCCTATGATACCCTATTCTTAGGTGACTTAGAATCTCTCCTGCACCAGCAGTGCGATCGCCTAACCGCATCCGAACAACAAGCTATGGGTTGGCTAGCAAGTACCCCCGAACCAGCAGACATCTCAAAAATACCAGAAAACCTGCAACTATCAAGGGCAGAACTATTAAATGTCATGCAATCTTTAGGACGACGGTCATTAGTTGAAACAGTACAAAAAAATGGGCGATCGCACTTTAAGATCGCGCCCGTAATCAGAGAGTATATAACAAACAAAAAATGA
- a CDS encoding DUF4065 domain-containing protein, with product MTQNNSTKNEYQITVSSSVWQRVEQIAGEFKLSVSELFEQIGEGKLKVVGVPNNSEKMSHRDVANALIWLASQTNVEINVYKLQKLVYYAQAWHLGVYGKPLFDADFQAGIHGPVIPDLLEKYQRQFSWEPITEKIEQPKLPQKVGQFLEEVAEAYFEYDDETLERMICSEMPWLEARGNVPRGESCHGIISHESMKKYYSGRFFSK from the coding sequence ATGACTCAAAATAATTCAACAAAAAATGAATATCAAATAACTGTGAGTTCTTCAGTCTGGCAAAGAGTTGAGCAAATTGCCGGAGAATTTAAATTGTCAGTTTCTGAACTATTTGAACAGATAGGCGAAGGCAAACTGAAAGTTGTCGGGGTTCCAAATAATTCAGAAAAAATGAGCCATCGAGATGTTGCAAATGCTTTGATTTGGTTAGCTTCGCAAACTAATGTAGAAATCAATGTCTACAAGCTACAAAAACTCGTGTATTACGCTCAAGCGTGGCATTTAGGAGTTTACGGAAAGCCACTATTTGATGCAGATTTTCAAGCAGGGATTCACGGGCCGGTTATTCCTGATTTATTAGAAAAGTATCAACGCCAATTTAGTTGGGAACCAATTACAGAGAAAATCGAACAACCAAAACTTCCCCAAAAAGTTGGGCAATTTCTCGAAGAAGTTGCCGAGGCATATTTTGAGTATGATGATGAAACTTTGGAACGAATGATTTGCAGTGAAATGCCTTGGCTAGAAGCGAGAGGTAATGTACCCAGAGGCGAATCTTGTCATGGGATTATTTCTCACGAATCGATGAAAAAATATTATTCGGGCCGTTTTTTTTCTAAATAA
- a CDS encoding heavy metal-responsive transcriptional regulator, with protein MNISVAEKLYKIGSVAACSGLSVKTVRYYEEMGLLSPAVKRSPAGYRLFGETVFNRLAFIKRSQTLGLSLQEIKDILQVRDRGELPCSEAKQHLTAKVEEISVQIAALETLKRELQGILNCWQEQPSQASITRTICPNIQRD; from the coding sequence ATGAATATTTCTGTTGCCGAGAAACTGTACAAAATTGGCTCTGTAGCTGCCTGTAGTGGTTTGTCGGTCAAAACTGTTCGTTACTATGAGGAGATGGGCTTGCTGTCTCCTGCGGTAAAGCGCTCGCCCGCTGGTTATCGCTTGTTTGGCGAAACGGTATTTAACAGGTTGGCGTTTATTAAACGATCTCAGACTCTGGGTTTGAGCCTTCAGGAGATTAAGGATATTTTACAAGTTCGCGATCGGGGGGAGTTGCCTTGCTCTGAAGCGAAGCAGCATCTCACGGCTAAGGTAGAGGAAATTTCCGTGCAAATTGCCGCCTTAGAAACTTTGAAGAGGGAGTTGCAAGGCATTCTCAACTGCTGGCAAGAGCAACCCTCCCAGGCGAGCATTACTCGCACGATTTGTCCGAACATTCAGCGGGATTGA
- a CDS encoding DUF3611 family protein, with product MTNQLDNDKLPVAVQRVAFALRTTGWVCFWVQLVLGVVAAIILLFAIPFAIPRGTAAAGSTSAGTGGGVFFAICGLAVLAYSVYRSFRFTRLSRQLQSPANAVRPKKADTIKEVRLSLWSNLSGMVLTLIGAEAISGTLLAKSLAQPQALFGAAVDVGRFIQPLDIFVVLANTHATVAHFVGIFGALFLLDRIHKQ from the coding sequence ATGACTAATCAGTTAGATAACGATAAGCTTCCTGTCGCGGTACAGCGAGTAGCCTTTGCCCTTCGTACAACAGGCTGGGTTTGCTTCTGGGTACAGTTAGTGCTAGGGGTGGTAGCGGCGATCATTTTGCTCTTTGCCATCCCCTTCGCCATCCCCCGCGGTACCGCCGCTGCGGGTTCAACCAGTGCCGGCACCGGCGGGGGCGTATTTTTTGCCATTTGCGGGCTGGCCGTACTCGCTTACAGCGTATATCGCTCTTTCCGCTTCACCCGCTTGTCGAGACAACTGCAATCGCCCGCTAACGCTGTCCGTCCCAAAAAAGCAGACACCATCAAAGAAGTGCGGCTGTCACTTTGGAGCAACTTATCGGGAATGGTGCTGACGCTGATCGGCGCAGAAGCCATCAGCGGCACTCTCTTAGCCAAATCTCTAGCTCAGCCGCAAGCCTTGTTCGGTGCCGCAGTTGATGTGGGCCGATTTATTCAGCCCCTAGATATATTTGTGGTACTCGCCAATACTCACGCCACTGTTGCCCATTTTGTCGGGATTTTCGGGGCTCTTTTTTTGCTCGATCGCATCCACAAGCAATAG
- a CDS encoding helix-turn-helix domain-containing protein, producing the protein MALKPEAYFGVTDHPTIEISQESFRSVLGQIEAELLCSDTYSHAVASLQTMLGEAASAAEILIRAVSREAVKLAFDRFPKQNKIEPQVAPESFTAVSPAIETVTEIKELEPPVAAPVFYWRSASVEAPPQTESDTENSDRDTNSSEDSKQAPQDEIKVESAPPATVTVPGKSFPGFGFPKKPKKLTKEEEAALAVQQREECLRELGRELRKGRQIRSLSLQQLHSQTLVPLHHIESIENGEIDKLPQDIYVRGFIRRLGDALGLDGSAMANALPKPAPTPIPSMYVSVSDSDSSEGFQMRPVHLYIGYTALMAGAVGGLGWLSQQPVVPGAQAVPPTQVTPPASVAPAQKTPEKAPQPGLKKASNGGMIMGADMAPPEVIFG; encoded by the coding sequence ATGGCACTGAAACCCGAGGCTTATTTTGGGGTGACAGATCACCCAACTATTGAAATTTCTCAAGAAAGTTTTCGTTCTGTCCTAGGTCAAATAGAAGCTGAACTCCTCTGTAGCGACACCTATAGCCACGCTGTAGCTAGCTTGCAAACAATGTTGGGCGAAGCAGCTTCCGCTGCCGAAATTTTAATTAGAGCAGTTAGCAGAGAAGCCGTCAAGCTCGCATTTGACCGATTTCCCAAACAAAATAAAATTGAACCACAAGTAGCCCCAGAGAGTTTTACTGCTGTAAGTCCCGCCATTGAGACGGTGACAGAAATTAAAGAATTGGAGCCACCAGTAGCTGCTCCTGTCTTCTATTGGCGCAGCGCTAGTGTGGAAGCCCCCCCCCAAACCGAGTCCGACACAGAAAATTCCGATCGAGACACTAACAGTTCTGAAGACAGCAAACAAGCGCCCCAAGACGAAATTAAAGTCGAGTCGGCTCCACCTGCAACTGTCACCGTCCCCGGAAAATCCTTCCCAGGGTTCGGTTTTCCCAAGAAGCCGAAAAAACTCACCAAGGAAGAAGAAGCAGCTTTAGCCGTTCAACAGCGAGAAGAGTGCCTGCGCGAGTTGGGTAGAGAATTGCGTAAGGGACGGCAAATTCGCTCCCTATCGCTGCAGCAACTCCACAGTCAAACTCTCGTGCCGCTGCACCACATCGAATCGATCGAAAATGGGGAAATCGACAAACTGCCCCAAGATATTTACGTTAGAGGTTTTATCCGCAGACTCGGCGACGCCCTGGGACTAGACGGCAGCGCTATGGCGAATGCTTTGCCCAAACCCGCTCCGACTCCCATTCCCAGTATGTATGTGTCTGTTTCTGATTCCGACTCAAGCGAAGGCTTTCAAATGCGTCCGGTGCATTTGTACATCGGCTACACCGCTTTGATGGCTGGGGCTGTAGGGGGTTTGGGTTGGCTGTCGCAGCAACCCGTGGTGCCAGGAGCACAGGCAGTACCTCCAACGCAGGTGACACCGCCAGCCTCAGTTGCACCGGCTCAGAAGACCCCAGAAAAAGCACCTCAACCGGGTTTGAAGAAGGCTAGCAACGGGGGAATGATTATGGGGGCTGACATGGCGCCGCCGGAGGTGATTTTTGGTTAG